From Anopheles darlingi chromosome 2, idAnoDarlMG_H_01, whole genome shotgun sequence, the proteins below share one genomic window:
- the LOC125959185 gene encoding homeotic protein empty spiracles-like: MPRMPLVSLTAATIVMAALPTQKPRIGFSIESIVGSQSPGPRPKPKPDRNRTPPPTTGGGGVLLVAHRTPGLTTPSETSERAPLGSPGSDSSSYQPATITTTTGVYHREDGDSRSHRGQHLFLPQYTTPGPDGRRVGSATPPLELSVNRGHHHQQQQQPALELTSNSSRSSPRPASQTCLSPDSDSRAQRSPRSSPPITPPPVATRTGPILVPGIPAGLVGRPGFPIGHAGSLDLKSLPGFQHHHQQQQQQQQHFLAAAQFQAAAALAHVQAQAAGAGHVGAGPVHGHHGVVRDSYPLYPWLLSRHGRNVFPPRFPGNYLLPFRKPKRVRTAFSPSQLLKLEHAFESNHYVVGAERKSLAQALGLTETQVKVWFQNRRTKHKRMQQEEDAKSGEAGGGGSGADGRRTPDSATGNYEEDDQEDDEDELIDMEMDDDADDGCGSDDEPGRRTNWRGEDK, translated from the exons ATGCCTAGAATGCCCCTGGTCTCACTGACGGCGGCGACCATCGTAATGGCAGCACTGCCAACGCAGAAACCTCGCATCGGATTCAGCATCGAATCCATCGTCGGCAGCCAGAGCCCCGGACcgcgaccgaaaccgaaaccggaccggaaccggacaCCTCCACccaccactggtggtggtggcgtgcttCTGGTCGCCCACAGGACACCAGGACTGACCACGCCGAGCGAGACTTCCGAACGAGCGCCACTCGGGAGTCCCGGGAGCGACTCCAGTAGTTACcaaccggccaccatcaccaccaccaccggggtcTACCATCGCGAGGATGGAGACTCGCGGAGTCACCGGGGACAGCACCTCTTCTTACCTCAGTACACGACGCCGGGACCGGATGGTCGGCGTGTTGGTTCCGCGACACCACCGCTCGAGCTGAGTGTtaaccgtggccaccaccaccagcagcagcagcaaccggcgctCGAACTGACCAGCAACTCCAGTCGCAGCAGTCCAAGGCCGGCGTCCCAGACGTGCCTTTCGCCGGATTCGGACTCCCGGGCTCAGCGATCACCTCGCAGTTCTCCGCCCAtcacgccaccaccggtggccacccgAACCGGGCCGATCCTGGTGCCCGGTATACCGGCCGGTCTGGTCGGCAGACCGGGTTTCCCGATCGGTCACGCGGGATCGTTGGATCTCAAATCACTGCCCGGGTTT cagcatcaccatcagcagcagcagcaacagcaacaacactttCTTGCGGCCGCTCAGTTCCAGGCGGCTGCCGCCCTGGCGCACGTACAGGCGCAAGCAGCTGGCGCAGGACATGTTGGCGCtggccctg TGCACGGTCATCATGGGGTGGTGCGCGATAGCTATCCGCTCTATCCGTGGTTGCTGAGCCGCCACGGCCGTAACGTGTTCCCGCCACGCTTCCCCGGAA ATTACTTGTTACCGTTCCGCAAACCGAAACGTGTCCGGACCGCGTTCTCACCCTCGCagctgctgaagctggagcACGCCTTCGAGAGCAACCACTATGTGGTCGGTGCGGAAAGGAAATCGTTGGCGCAGGCGCTCGGTCTCACCGAAACACAG GTCAAAGTATGGTTCCAGAATCGGCGCACGAAGCATAAACGGatgcagcaggaagaggacgCTAAATCGGGTGAGGCCGGTGGAGGTGGCAGTGGAGCGGATGGACGCCGGACACCGGACAGTGCGACCGGGAACTACGAGGAAGACGACCaggaagacgacgaggatgagctGATCGATATggagatggatgatgatgctgatgatggttgtggtaGTGATGATGAGCCAGGACGAAGGACGAATTGGAGGGGTGAGGACAAATGA